One window of the Trifolium pratense cultivar HEN17-A07 linkage group LG2, ARS_RC_1.1, whole genome shotgun sequence genome contains the following:
- the LOC123910313 gene encoding probable glycerol-3-phosphate acyltransferase 2 — protein MKNVPLVHKTSKLQNKTLVFDFEGTLLRSTSLFPYFMLVSFEASGILRSLVLFLSYPLVWLVGEYQLGLKIMVFITFFGIKKDTFRIGTAVLPKFYLEDVGWEGFEAVMCCERKVASSKLPRIMVEGFLKDYLGVEAIIARDIKSFNGYFLGLFEKHKPTTSYDVKVLLTSKDNSIGIVGSHIEYIDQKLFPHYKKACFMLRSDERRNWRLLPRECYPKPLVFHDGRLAFKPTLISSLIMFMWLPLGLFLGIFRVIFGVSLPFNVSAPILAFSGTRSTVSWPQSSFFSTENQKNQKNMLYVCNHRTLLDPLYISHTINKPLSTVTYSLSRVMEIISPIRTTRLTRDKDRDRKSMDKMLSEGNLVVCPEGTTCREPYLLRFSPLFAELTDDIVPVAVDVKVSMFYGNTASGQKWLDAFFHYMNPNPVYIVKILERLPTSQTCQEGGKSCVEVANFVQNEIGKSLGFGCTNLTRKDKYMILAGNEGVLITAK, from the exons ATGAAAAACGTTCCACTAGTTCACAAAACATCTAaacttcaaaacaaaacattagTTTTTGATTTTGAAGGTACTCTTCTAAGATCCACTTCGCTCTTCCCTTACTTCATGCTAGTTTCTTTTGAAGCTAGTGGAATACTAAGATCTCTCGTCCTGTTTCTTTCATACCCTTTAGTATGGCTAGTTGGTGAGTATCAACTAGGCCTAAAAATTATGGTTTTCATAACATTTTTTGGCATAAAAAAGGACACATTTAGAATAGGAACAGCTGTTCTTCCAAAGTTCTACTTAGAAGATGTTGGTTGGGAAGGATTTGAAGCTGTTATGTGTTGTGAAAGAAAAGTTGCTTCTAGTAAGTTACCAAGAATCATGGTTGAAGGTTTCTTGAAAGATTATTTAGGTGTTGAAGCTATTATTGCAAGAGACATAAAGTCCTTCAATGGTTACTTTTTGGGTTTGTTTGAGAAACATAAACCAACCACTTCCTATGATGTTAAAGTACTCCTAACAAGCAAAGACAATAGCATTGGAATTGTTGGTAGCCATATTGAGTATATTGACCAGAAACTTTTCCCTCATTATAAG AAGGCTTGCTTTATGTTAAGGTCTGATGAGAGGAGAAATTGGAGATTACTACCAAGAGAGTGTTATCCCAAGCCATTGGTTTTCCATGATGGAAGATTAGCTTTCAAGCCAACTCTAATATCTTCACTAATCATGTTTATGTGGTTACCACTTGGACTATTTCTTGGCATTTTCAGAGTTATATTTGGTGTTTCATTGCCTTTTAATGTATCAGCTCCAATATTAGCATTTTCAGGGACAAGAAGCACAGTTTCATGGCCTCAAAGCTCGTTCTTTTCGaccgaaaaccaaaaaaatcaaaagaatatGCTTTATGTGTGCAACCATAGAACTTTGCTTGATCCACTTTACATTTCACACACTATAAACAAACCACTCTCAACAGTCACATACAGCTTGAGCAGAGTCATGGAGATTATTTCTCCAATTAGAACAACGCGGTTAACGCGTGACAAAGACCGAGACAGGAAATCGATGGACAAAATGCTTAGTGAAGGAAACCTTGTTGTTTGTCCAGAAGGAACAACTTGTAGAGAGCCTTATTTGTTAAGGTTTAGTCCTTTATTTGCTGAACTAACTGATGATATTGTTCCTGTTGCTGTTGATGTTAAGGTTAGTATGTTTTATGGAAACACAGCTAGTGGACAAAAATGGTTGGATGCTTTTTTTCATTACATGAATCCAAATCCTGTTTATATTGTTAAAATCCTTGAGAGGTTACCAACATCACAAACATGTCAAGAAGGTGGAAAATCTTGTGTTGAAGTTGCCAATTTTGTTCAAAATGAAattggaaagagtttgggattTGGTTGCACCAATTTGACTAGGAAAGACAAATATATGATCTTGGCTGGTAATGAAGGTGTGTTAATAACTGCAAAGTAA
- the LOC123904493 gene encoding uncharacterized protein LOC123904493, whose product MVFIIWNEWFTVHQLQRHNIVPVEDPRPVQWEKPEAGWIKCNVDAAFVVIESDITFMGLCFRDTNEHFVAEALTLLHTMKEAIHRGFERVQFESDSKLLEKFNFNIVYG is encoded by the exons ATGGTGTTCATCATCTGGAATGAGTGGTTTACTGTCCACCAACTGCAGCGTCATAACATTGTTCCGGTTGAGGATCCTAGGCCGGTTCAGTGGGAGAAACCAGAAGCGGGATGGATAAAGTGTAATGTTGATGCTGCGTTTGTAGTAATTGAGTCCGATATTACTTTTATGGGTCTTTGCTTTCGTGATACCAATGAGCATTTTGTGGCTGAAGCATTGACACTATTACATACAATGAAAGAGGCTATTCATCGTGGATTTGAGCGggtccaatttgaaagtgactcgaAGTTGTTG gaaaaattcAACTTCAACATTGTTTACggttga